The genomic window CAGCAAACCACAAATAGCCATCGTCGGAATCACCATCCAACCTTGAAACCCGGCTAAAAATTCTGTGAAATGCTCAAGAACAATCCAGTAAAAACCGGCAATTATTCCGCCAACAAGACCTGTAATAGCCCACATAAAAAAGGTACGACTAAAAACAAATGGGTTAAATCTGATGGGCTGATCCAAAAGATTAAATGTTTTGATAAGTCGTCGTCTTCTATTGATTCTCATTTTTGATATATTACATATTAAAAGAAGATTTCATCATTTGCTTTTATTATTTTCTTCTTCCGATAATGAGGAATATGCCTGAGTTTACAACCAATCTTAAATTCTGCCTTTAGCAAAATGGAAGATCAGCATCAACCAGGCTAGAATCATAAACAGACCTCCAAGTGGAGTAATCGGTCCTAAAAATTTAAGATTTGCTCCTAAATAATCCTGTAAGCTCAGGAAATAAATGCTTACCGAGAATAAAAATGTTCCTGCAATCATTAATATCGAAGTCCATTTTTCTGATGAAGTTTCAAACTTCAAAATGTAACCGATAATTAATAAGAAAAATGCAGCATACATTTGGTATCTGACTCCTGTTTCAAAACTTTCCAGTCTTTCCACAGACAAAATTTTCTTTAAGGCATGTGCTCCGAATGCGCCTAAAATCACAGATAACATTCCGTAAACAGCACCGAAGACTAAAGTAATTGTTTTCATTTTTATAATTATTTCTAATATTCTCTTACTCTGATTTCGATTTCGCTTAGCACAAAATCACCACCCTCCATTAAAGGCTTAATTTTCAGGTTTTTACTATACAACAATAATGAAGAAAGAACATTAAATTCTTCATTTTCCCCTTCCGTTCTCACATCTTTAATCCTTCCGTCAGCATCAATATACATCAATAGTCTTGAAGAATAAAAAGAATTATGCAGTTCAAAATATTTTGAATATTTTTCTTTACATTCACTTATGATTAGTGTTTTAACAAATTGAGAAAAAGGTACCGGATCCACTACATCAAACTGATAATTCTGGTGATTATCAGCAACAGCCTTTTCAACTAAATGTTCACTGGTTTTTAAATTATCCAGCAGTTTCTTTAGCTCTTCCAATCTTGATTTTTCCCCTTTGGATAAAATATCAAGGGCTTCATCCTCTTCATTACTTATTTTAAGAGCATAATCCAGTCTTTTATCTGAAGGCAGTTTATCATGAATATTCCTAAAATTCTGAAGTTTATTTATATAAGGACGTAATTTCACATCATATTTCTTATACACCTGTTCCACATTTATCCTGACTTCAGGATTTTTATTTTGACCAAAAGCATTTAATGAAAGTATTAAAAATAAAAAAAAACTGATTTTTTTTATTAAGTATCTGCATGGCTTATGTGATACAGTACTGTAAACTTCTTTAACAATCAAAGCTGTTGTTTTCATTTTATAACTCTTCTAATTCTAGTTTTAAATATTTTTTTGTTCTGTAATCCTGCCACGTCCCGATAATTTTGTTTCCTTTTGCATCCGCTTCGATAATAGCTCTCGGAATCCATCGTTTTAGTTCTTCGCTGTGATAATCGTTTTCTGTCATCGAAAAATGATCATGAACCAATTTTCCGCTCCAGCTAATCAGTTTTTTATTTTTATCATACCAATAAGAAGCAGAAAAAGAATTATCTTCATTAATATGATTGATTAAAACCGTAACAGGATATTTTCCGTCAATTGTTCCTTTATATAATTTATTACTAAAGCTCGTTCTACCAATTTTTTCCGAACCTGATAATAAGTTTTTAGCATAAGGGCTCCAATATTTTTCTAAATTTTTATAAGGTATTTCCACAACATGACTTCCCAAATCATCCAGCGCTCTCATCGCATGATTGGAACATCTTCCCGCAACAAAGGTTAATTTATCTTTACCAAAATAAAATTCTATATATCCCAAAGTATGGTCTACAAAACAGTTTTCGTATATTGAAATTTGTTCCTGAGATTCTTCCGACAGATTTTTATCTGCCTTTAATTCTGTAAGAAAATCATCAATTCGCTTCTGTACTTGTTTTTGGATTATATTTTCAACTATTTTAGCAGAACCGGGTAGAAATAAATCTTCAGCATTGATTACATTTCCTGTTCTCAGATCAAAATTCTTCCAGATTGAAAAACCTTCCGGATAAGCCCCCGAAGCTTCTCCATCCAATGCAATGCTCAAAATATCTTTAGGAGTTTCCAGCTTTTCCCAATTATAGAAATAAATATAGTTAAAATAAGAAGTGGTTCCCGTAGAAACCAGCTTAAAAGGATTTCCCGCCGATCCGGGAATATATTCCAGTTGATCAACCTGCAAAAAAGTATTGATTTTATTTTCTACTCGGGGATTTTCAGCATACAAAATCACCGGAAAAACAGTGTCTTCAGATTTTGGAGACAAATCCTTAATGGTTAAGTTTTTCTGTTGTGAAAAGCTTAAACCGGAAATCAGCAGAAAAAATACAATTTTCTTTTTCACTATGCAGGATGTAAAAAATAGGAAACGAGTTTACCAGCCAATACCGCACCCCCTAAAATAATAA from Chryseobacterium camelliae includes these protein-coding regions:
- a CDS encoding DUF423 domain-containing protein, which encodes MKTITLVFGAVYGMLSVILGAFGAHALKKILSVERLESFETGVRYQMYAAFFLLIIGYILKFETSSEKWTSILMIAGTFLFSVSIYFLSLQDYLGANLKFLGPITPLGGLFMILAWLMLIFHFAKGRI